Proteins encoded in a region of the Deltaproteobacteria bacterium genome:
- a CDS encoding XRE family transcriptional regulator — MVLWLLSVLSSGYHRHFYRRLCDFGHRNASVKQARAILAAEIIRTLDERGLSTREAEKLTGVSHSEFSRIRNARLERFTLDRMITILGKLDEDVEVNITFRNRHAFQDGLHA; from the coding sequence ATGGTGCTTTGGTTGTTAAGCGTACTAAGCAGCGGCTACCATCGCCACTTCTACCGACGTCTCTGTGATTTTGGGCACAGAAACGCCAGCGTTAAGCAGGCGCGCGCCATTCTTGCGGCCGAGATTATCCGCACGCTCGACGAGCGCGGGCTATCGACCCGCGAAGCCGAAAAACTGACTGGCGTATCCCATTCCGAATTTTCCCGCATTCGGAACGCACGGCTTGAACGCTTCACGCTTGACCGGATGATTACGATTCTTGGAAAGCTCGACGAGGATGTTGAAGTGAACATTACCTTCCGAAACCGTCATGCTTTTCAAGACGGGTTACACGCCTAA
- a CDS encoding DUF169 domain-containing protein, protein MEHWKSFGQEINRLLKPQTFPLAVRLAGEEGQIPARAKRPGKDLGKKLAPCQGAALARKYGWTVAVQAEDSGCAIASFSYGWEPQTDRAKAVEFLTRMNYSRDQAAAEAALSSWRLLAPGTCRAIIYSPLERTEVDPDVILLYINPAQLMRLIHGATYRTGIPITSSFSGRAASCTEGVLGAYLDRTAKVVVPGNGDRVWGTAQDDEMAFVVPVDLLEGLIEGLNRTHERGIRYPIPAFLDYQPMVGLKLPLTDIFK, encoded by the coding sequence ATGGAACACTGGAAGAGCTTTGGACAGGAAATAAACCGACTCCTTAAACCCCAGACCTTTCCCCTGGCAGTACGATTGGCCGGGGAAGAAGGGCAAATACCGGCACGGGCCAAAAGACCCGGGAAAGATTTAGGGAAAAAATTGGCCCCTTGCCAGGGGGCGGCCCTGGCACGAAAATACGGTTGGACGGTGGCTGTCCAGGCTGAAGATTCAGGTTGCGCCATAGCCAGCTTCAGTTATGGCTGGGAGCCGCAAACCGATCGGGCCAAGGCGGTTGAATTTCTGACCCGAATGAACTATAGCCGCGATCAGGCGGCAGCCGAAGCGGCCCTTTCCAGTTGGCGACTTTTAGCTCCGGGGACATGCCGGGCAATCATTTATTCTCCGCTGGAAAGAACCGAGGTGGACCCGGATGTGATCCTGCTCTATATCAATCCGGCCCAATTGATGCGCCTTATCCATGGGGCCACCTACCGCACGGGAATCCCGATCACCTCCTCCTTTTCCGGCCGGGCCGCCTCCTGCACCGAGGGGGTCCTCGGGGCCTACCTGGATCGTACGGCCAAAGTGGTTGTTCCCGGCAATGGAGACAGGGTCTGGGGGACGGCTCAAGATGATGAGATGGCCTTTGTGGTCCCGGTTGATCTGCTCGAAGGTTTAATCGAAGGATTGAACCGGACCCACGAACGGGGTATCCGTTACCCGATACCGGCCTTTTTGGACTATCAGCCCATGGTGGGCTTGAAACTCCCCTTAACAGACATCTTTAAATAG
- a CDS encoding DUF362 domain-containing protein, with amino-acid sequence MAIFNRRDFIFTLIAFLSGFTIKPSRAFPLESKNKSAGSSFSPGRGETAWAEKADLIAIRAKDAFSGDDSIHPYVNRINQESVQTMIDAGLERLTGQKGSRAAWRSLFNYRKGERVLIKPNLNWIDCAFQKIITSPQVVNSLIRGLILHHGIKEKDITLYDVSRPIPSFYRKRILYDIHYVGQPVSYYQRGRRKFFGDWTRPSPKPIETTFPVKGNKGEPLKCYLPRIVASGDHLINMPIVKAHPFLLFSGAMKNHFGSIAFSDKTTSPSPFHGLHIDQFIVDVNTNEHLKKITRLVLCDALVGTWSDDHLGEPERFKTFGSAFPSSLFVSWDPLAMDFYLREIISKERAARDLPFKSDAFLSIAKERISGKDKLLFKSRSFEL; translated from the coding sequence GTGGCAATCTTTAATCGACGCGATTTCATCTTTACTTTAATAGCCTTCCTGTCTGGTTTTACCATTAAGCCTTCCCGGGCTTTTCCGTTAGAATCAAAAAACAAGTCTGCAGGTTCATCCTTTTCGCCCGGACGGGGTGAAACCGCCTGGGCCGAAAAGGCCGACCTGATTGCCATAAGGGCAAAAGACGCCTTTTCAGGGGACGATTCCATCCACCCTTATGTCAACAGGATCAATCAGGAGTCTGTTCAGACGATGATCGATGCAGGACTTGAACGTCTGACCGGGCAGAAAGGATCCAGGGCTGCCTGGCGGTCTTTGTTTAACTATCGTAAAGGGGAGCGGGTCCTGATCAAACCCAATCTCAATTGGATCGATTGTGCATTTCAGAAGATTATCACCTCTCCCCAGGTCGTCAACAGCCTGATCAGGGGGCTGATCCTTCACCATGGCATAAAAGAAAAGGATATCACCCTTTATGACGTCTCCAGACCGATTCCGTCTTTTTACCGGAAAAGGATTTTATACGATATTCATTATGTCGGGCAGCCGGTTTCCTATTATCAGAGGGGACGCAGGAAATTCTTTGGAGACTGGACCCGTCCCTCCCCAAAGCCCATAGAAACCACCTTCCCGGTGAAAGGTAACAAAGGGGAGCCGCTCAAGTGTTATCTGCCCAGGATCGTTGCTTCAGGGGATCATCTGATTAACATGCCAATCGTGAAGGCCCACCCCTTCCTCCTCTTTTCCGGGGCAATGAAAAATCATTTTGGCAGTATCGCTTTTAGTGATAAAACGACCAGTCCAAGCCCTTTCCACGGCCTCCATATTGATCAGTTCATCGTGGATGTCAATACGAATGAGCACCTGAAAAAGATTACCAGACTGGTGCTCTGTGACGCCCTGGTCGGAACCTGGAGCGATGATCACCTGGGTGAGCCGGAGCGGTTTAAAACTTTTGGATCGGCCTTTCCCTCTTCTCTATTCGTGTCCTGGGATCCCCTGGCGATGGATTTTTATTTGAGAGAGATCATCTCGAAAGAAAGGGCCGCCAGAGATTTGCCTTTTAAATCCGATGCCTTTCTTTCAATAGCCAAAGAAAGGATTTCCGGGAAGGATAAATTGCTTTTTAAAAGCCGGTCCTTTGAATTATGA
- a CDS encoding radical SAM protein — protein MSISDKFGFISNELQQAVRRQYRASQIRPLYALTFLTYRCTSQCRACNIWKREPADEKKEMGIDGWKRVIDRLNRSGVTGIELFGGDALLRKDVLFDIIEYCRSKKITTSLPTNGNLLDQETARLLVDKGLDQIHFSIDGPRAIHDFIRGQEGSYSRIAAAVQKIAGYRKKAACPEIIINTTISKLNYTSLFDLLEEMKSFPIDAVKLGYLSQIPQEAVRESAVKGCLPDPYFESTDEENHLLSKKEAGHLNKSVREIWRSRRHYPFSLNLDNLLIIPEQGLEKGVFPQSPCHRACIEPTITPYGDILPCPFFSHYLLGNLYEEPLETIWGNPSHRDFVKAQKNGKIRICSHCNMRMFKKGLRLTIKKGLARWLYA, from the coding sequence ATGTCGATTTCAGATAAATTCGGATTCATTTCTAATGAACTGCAACAAGCCGTCAGACGTCAGTATAGAGCCAGTCAAATCAGACCACTGTATGCCTTAACCTTTCTCACCTATCGATGCACCAGCCAGTGTCGGGCTTGTAATATCTGGAAACGGGAGCCGGCTGATGAAAAAAAAGAGATGGGGATTGACGGGTGGAAAAGGGTTATCGATCGATTGAACCGAAGCGGCGTCACCGGTATTGAACTCTTTGGAGGAGATGCCCTGTTAAGAAAAGATGTGCTGTTTGATATTATTGAATACTGCCGGTCCAAAAAGATAACCACTTCTCTTCCTACCAACGGTAATCTTCTGGACCAGGAAACCGCCCGGCTTCTGGTTGACAAAGGGTTGGACCAAATTCACTTTTCCATTGACGGACCTCGCGCGATCCATGACTTCATAAGAGGACAGGAAGGTAGTTATAGCCGTATAGCGGCCGCTGTTCAGAAAATTGCCGGATACCGCAAAAAGGCCGCCTGTCCGGAGATCATCATCAATACCACGATTTCAAAACTTAATTACACTTCTCTGTTCGACCTTCTGGAAGAGATGAAATCTTTCCCGATCGATGCCGTCAAATTGGGCTACCTGAGCCAGATTCCCCAGGAGGCCGTACGGGAATCGGCGGTAAAGGGCTGTCTACCCGATCCCTATTTTGAGAGCACCGATGAGGAGAACCACCTCCTTTCAAAGAAAGAAGCCGGCCATCTCAATAAGAGCGTAAGGGAAATATGGCGATCCAGAAGGCATTATCCCTTCTCTCTTAATTTAGACAACCTCCTCATTATCCCTGAGCAGGGATTGGAAAAAGGGGTATTCCCCCAAAGTCCCTGCCACAGGGCCTGTATCGAACCGACCATTACTCCCTATGGAGATATTTTGCCCTGTCCCTTCTTCAGCCACTACCTTTTAGGCAACCTCTATGAGGAGCCCCTGGAAACCATTTGGGGAAACCCGTCTCATAGGGACTTTGTCAAGGCCCAGAAGAATGGAAAGATCAGGATATGCAGCCACTGCAATATGCGCATGTTTAAAAAAGGGTTGCGTTTGACGATAAAAAAAGGTCTGGCCCGGTGGCTCTATGCCTGA
- a CDS encoding DUF2442 domain-containing protein, whose protein sequence is MQKIKAVQTIGNDRLLVTFENGIKKIYDCSPLLSRPQFHLLTSPAFFNAVHVDPGGYGISWSDDIDLSEYELWTNGKAVPNESLKTDVAKDRRAA, encoded by the coding sequence ATACAAAAAATTAAGGCCGTACAAACCATAGGGAACGACCGGTTACTTGTCACTTTCGAAAATGGAATTAAAAAAATCTATGATTGCAGCCCTCTTCTTTCCAGACCGCAGTTTCACTTGCTTACGAGTCCTGCTTTTTTCAATGCCGTTCACGTTGATCCAGGAGGTTATGGCATTTCGTGGAGCGACGATATTGACCTGAGTGAATATGAACTGTGGACAAATGGGAAAGCAGTGCCCAACGAATCGCTCAAGACGGATGTGGCAAAAGACCGCCGTGCCGCTTAG